The Tripterygium wilfordii isolate XIE 37 chromosome 18, ASM1340144v1, whole genome shotgun sequence nucleotide sequence ATCGCCCAAAGGACCCAGCTTTGTGGACCTGCAGCAAATAAAATATTGCCGTTGACTTGGGAGGCCATGTAATTGTGCCCTACAGTACAAAAGCCAGTAGCAAGTAACACAGGACATATCACACTTACAAGAACAGTAGAATACTATCCAATGCATTGTAGCCCAAGGGATATTCTTTAGGGTAGTTTGAATAAGGAAACTGAAGAGAAAAGGCAACACTAACATAGCAGGAAAATGATTACACTCGGGTATCAGTAGAAGTTAGTCCCCTGAGCCATTTGGAAAGGTTAAAAAAGTGTACAAGAACAGCTATTTGACTGTTTGCAGCAGAAGAGTTGGTGTCTCAGAAAATTTGAACTAATAGAACAGATCATGTTGGGAGTACTTCAGGAATGACTACCAATTTAATCCCATAGATCACATCCCGTAGCATAATTCCACAAGAACAGGCTTATGAAGAGCTTCAGGAAATAACAAGCCAGGAAAAAGAACAGGAGAAGAATGCACTAAGTACAGTCATGATTACCAGAATTTAATTTCTACAAGGGTCAAATTTTACACAAACGGTGCCAAAAATTTGCTGTATGAGAATCCATGTAGTGGATTAGGACTAATCTCTTATTATGAACTCATAGAGCCAAGAATGTAAGACATGTGCTTGCCACAACCAAAATCACGAGATGCTGGAAAAAAAGCATGTAGCGCTAATGATATTTACCTTGACAAAGGTTCCAGATGAAGGGTTTACTTGGTCCACGTTTTCAGAAAACTGCAAAAACCCCGATTCATCTACACAACTTGAAGTTGTCATGTCTGAATTAAGAGGAAAATCATTTACTGTAGCATTCGAAAAATTTGCAGCAGTGAAAGGCATAGACAATGAATCGTTTTCACTGCCAATGTTTCTCAGGTTTGAAAGCCCATGCTGCAGCATAAGGGAAGAGGAATCAATGCTAACCCCAAACAAAAGATTGTTTTGTGGATTAGCAGCACCTTGGTAAGTAGAGTAATCCCTTCCTGGAAATGGAGGCAACATACTAGAGAGTTCAGACAAATTTGACTGAGATGTTCGCAACTGTTCCACTTGGGGAAGGACACAATTAGCAGCTCCAGAAAGAAGCTGAGATTCAATAGGAACTTGCTTGGGTAACAAGCCAGAAGAATTGACAGGATTCGATCTGTTAAGTAGATGGGAAGCTCCCTGCTGAGATAATGAACCTAAAATACTATGCATGGAGGACACCTCCGTTGTGGCAACAGTGTTCCCAACAGAATCACCAAAAGTATGTTGTTGGCACTTTGAAGGAATGGCCTGCAATGCTGCAGACTGGGACTGGGTGGCATAAGTCATATGTGGTAGACCTGAGATGAAAGTCGGGATTTGCTGCTGCACAGATAACTGAtatagttgttgttgttgttgctgctgctgctgtggaTGATGTTGTTGCCACTGATCATTATATGAGTTCTGATGCTGCAACTGTTGCAGAAGCTGAGCCTGAGTCTGAGcagccatctggttttcttgaAAACTCTGAAGAAAGTTATTCTGAGAATGGGACTGCTGCTGTAGCATCTGCCTCTGACTCATAGCATCAGACCCACTGGATGCACTTTGAGATTGTTGAAACTGCAGAAGAGATTGTGGAGTCATTTTCGAAGGATCAACTGCCTGAATTTCCTGAAGAGCAGCAGCTGCCATGGCTTGGTATACATCAGGCTGAAGTCCTGACATAGAAGCATCAAACCTGGGCTGCATCCAAGGGGAAACCCCAAAGCCTTGAAAGTTCAAAGAATGAATTCCCTGATCTGCAACACCTCCTTGATGCCACATCAGCGGACTACTGATGCTCAGATCACCATCTTTGAAACCTGAGCAAAAACACATGTAGCTAATTTTACTTAACCATGACCAAATTTTAGCAAATGGATAGAGAAAATATGTTGATGTTTTTCCACCATATAGAGCAATGTATAAGTATACCGTGGAAGGAGGGCAGTCCAGATGGCCATGGTCGCTTTAGTCGCAGGGGAAAGGGGGATGGATACATAGGAAAGGTTGTTAAGGGTTCAATCTCCCATAAGGATACTCTTGGCTGCCTCTCACCTGCGGTGGATTCATCCCAGCCAACCTGTATCAAGAGAATAGTTATCGCCACGTCATAATTGCTCAAgcaaatatacatacatacatacatatatataaaagaattatCACATGCGCACCAACTATGTGCACCAACTTTACGCACTCGAAATCCAATGGctgtaataaagcacaacaaAAGTGGGGACCATACATTTGCTGCGGGACCCGTTGCATCTATGAATGAAAAGCAAGCGAGTAAAGTTGGTGCGCGTGTGAGAggttctttatatatatatacccaacaACAGCAGTGGCATAAATTATTAGTCTGGGGAAACACTCCCGCAAACCTTAACAGACCGCCAATGTGAGTTCAACCAGCGAGCAGGATCTAAATCACTAATGCCTGTTATTGTACCCATGTACCTGGATGCAAACATACCCTGGTTAGTAAACATATCTACCACTTACCTGGACAGATCAACTTTTACTAAAAAAATACGGAcaggaaaacaaaataagatGCTAAAACACACTATATAAGTTGATTGTTAGTGTACCACCCTACCAATTTACAACAGACAACACAGCAAACCACAGTGCATAAACGAGGAACAGGTCAATTTGAACACCAATGCGTCAATTCCAATCGGAGTAAACTTTGTACAATATTATAGGAACAAATAGAATTATGCCCTTGAAATTCACCACCATCAGTTCACCATAGATTACCAGCTGGGAGATAATTACCACTGACGTTGGTAGCCCAATGCCTCCATGTTAACTTTTTGAAGGTCTCAACAAATTTCTCCACTGCAGACTCCTATCTATATTCTCTTAAAAATTTCATCTTTTGAGAGCTACCaataaccttttttttaatggaaatattttttcaatggaaCTTTGATAATCACTAAACTATAATAGAAAGATTGAATTACAAGGAGATCATAGACTAACCGACGAACACTCGACTCTTCTGTCTCAAAAAGCATCCTAAATCGTATTCCCACAGAAACGCGAGTATGATATACTGCTTTAACATACTTTGCCAGGGGAATGATAAACTCCGAAGGGCTTGCCCTGGAATTGTGCAATGTAAACATGAGATAGATGTTAAATGCAATGTACATAACACAATACACCAAGTAGTTTTTTTCCAATCTGCAGAGGACGTTATTTCCACCTTGGGTTATAAAATATCGTAAAGCGGCTATTTGTGGCAGCTGCATGAGCCGCCGCAGCAAGAAGTCCAATGTGCATGCTGTCACTCGATAAAACTGATGAAGGCATGACTGTTTGCGCACGATTCGCATGCCGAATGCCCAAAAGCAATTGATTCTTTCCATTCCTAATGTCACAGAACATATAAGCAAGACATGATTAGTACAGCCATTTTCCACAATCAATTGATTCGACATGGTTGGAGGGAAGACATGGCCTCAGCGAAGCaccatacatgtacatgtgCATTTGCACAGTAAGAATGCAACATGTtctgtaaaaaagaaaagaattcttcttttttacatTAGCTCCTCTCTTTCCCCTTGAATACAAATCATATGGTAAATGGAAGTCTGGAATCATTTTGCTGGAAAATAAGAATTTTCAACAAATTTGGCCACATTTCTTTTATCAAGGCACCATCTAAAACCATAAACTTAtaatagaggaaaaaaaatcaaatataatcCACTAAAAGAAACGGTTAGCCCTACCAGATAAAAAGGACAGAATCTCCGGCAACAAGACGCTTTGCACTAACAAACACACTCCATCCTGTTGTAAGAAGATGCCTCTTGGGCTGACCTGCATAAACAGGAAAACCATTTTAGACGCAGGAAGTCATCCCTTGCATATCACAAAAAAACACTAGCATCCTGCGTATCGAAACAAAGTTTTCTTTTGAGCAAATTGGAGTCTCTAATAGTTAGCACAAATAATAACGAATCATAGTTAGTCTCTCACTGCCCCAATTTATCCAGAAGGCAAGGGCGCGAAGCCAAAAGGAATCCTAATGACAAACATAGACTGCACATTTACTTATAATCCCTCACCAGTTAATTAAACTACTAGGACAGGGACTAACACATGAAGTACAATAATTTGTGAGTACGTTCAAAACCCAACTCGAAAATGTGTCAAATTTCCATGGGGCACAAAAATCAAGCAGCACAAGAGCTTATCGACATACATAGTAGATAGTTAAAGAAAGCATACTTGGCAGCATAAATAATTTCTAAATCGGTTCAAAACCCACCTCGGAATATGTGTCTGAATTTCCATTCGTGATCATGAAGATCTCTTGCTATAAGTTCTTGAGACGGAGGTTGCTGTGAAACATCCTGAAGGATAAGGCAAAAAAAGATTAAGAATAAAACCACCTTGCTTCCTGATCCAAATGATATCAGCggcataattaaataaaatcaaCCTACAAGAGGAGGAAAGACTTTCTCAGCTGCTCGGCGAGGAACAGAGAATCCTCCGTGAGTACTGGTATCGCTAGCAGTTAATGTTTTACAGAAATAATTGGTTGGCTGTTTGCAAGGCGTTCCCAGTTCATTAGGAAGTAGGTACACTTCTTTTTGCTCTTGCTGCAATAAAGTCAAAATCAAAGCACAAAGGAAAGCACAAGTATTGCAGATTAACATGTCAAAGCAAAGTAACTACCGGACTCAATGGTTGCAAGGTCATTTGAGCATATACTTCATCTGTCTCCACATCAGCCTGCACTTACAATATTTTACACTTTAAGGAACAGCACAAGAATACAATGACAAATAAATACAGTCTAAACAGCTGCTTACATGCATAGTCACATTGTGAAGCAGACAGATCAGTTGCGGAGGTAAGCTAGGGTAATTGGGGATATGAGCATCTACTTCCTTGTTGGTTGACGCAGCAACCTGCATCAAAAATTGAGAAATGAAACGGCTGTCTCTCCTCCTCACAATAATAAGGAAATCTTTGTAGCCCCAACTTATACAAGGGGCTTTAGGCCACTTACTTGGTGTTGTTTCTATCCCTGACAAGCCACTAAAAGTTGCGACCAACCAAAAATATTTATAGAAAGAGAAAGGGCACTAAAGGCACAGAGTATGGTGCCACATACAAAACAGTTCATTTAATCTTGGAAAAGGCCACTTTGCAGCCAAAAATTAATTCTGCCTCAACCATGCACACTTGCTGGTCTCAAGTGTTCTACAGCAACAATAAGTCACCTTATTCTTCTACTTATATcttaaacacacacacaagacTGATTATACAGTCACTTAGAAGCAAGCAAACAGTCATAACATGGAATATAATTTGACTTCTTCTTCACCACAGTTGAAAAGCTTAATGAATGCAGTATGCTCATTAAGACATTAGGAGGGAAATAGCTGCAGACCATATGCGAATTGCACGAGTATACTGACCTGTTCGCTGTGTCCTTGGGGAAAGTATACAACACGGCTTCCAAACGGAGGTAGTGAAACGAGAGGACCCGCACATGCATGCCATAGCTCTGAATTCAAACATTTGTTCTCCCCTACAAAATCTTTTTAAAACCATGTGAATTCGGATGACACCTGAAGTTTACTACACGAAGGATTTTAGACTTTGGACACGGGACACCTCCACAAACCAGTCAAAGGATAACAACAATTATCATACATCAGCGCCAATATTCAGGTTAGAAATAGGTTATCACAAGAAAATGCCTTGAATTGATGGATTTTCTAATTTTAATTGAACCTGGTTAACAAAGACAGCCTATAACATGGCCCGGatcaacttgagcattccttctTCGAACAGAAAAACATACTAAATTACTAACGGCCAACCCCTTGGCATCCACACTCCcacaaagaaaattaattaattaattaagaagagTGGGCGAAAGGGAATATGCCCTACTGAACTATTAAATAAAAGGTATACATAATGCCCAAAGAACTAACCAATTTAGAAGTTGCAAAGAGCTTACCTTCCTGAGTTTGCTGATTGAACCCAGATGAAGAAAGTCTCATTCTCTAAATCAGAAACCACTTTTGACAAGCTAAGACCACACCACCCCTGCCCTTAAAACCCCATCGATCAAATACCTTCAATTGCCACCGTCTTCCTTACTCAAGCACATTAAACACTGAATTAACGACACCCATAACTGCAAAATAGCATGAAAACCAACACACCCAACCACCCAATGCAAAAGAGTTCccaagaaaactaataaaatatctCATCCAAAGCCACTGCAACAAATAATCCACCTCCGCCTCATGCCAGCTTGGATCTTCTCCAACCACAAAGCCCTCTGTAAAAAAACACTACATTCAACCCAGAAACTCAATCACTGACCCCAACTCTCAACAATCCCCGAAAAGCTCAAAACTTTACCAGATACCTAAATTAATCCAGATCAGCAAAAAACTGATCCTATTGGAAAAAATATTGCTTTGAGAGTGCCAAAAGAGAAATGGGTGGAGCTCACTGCCCTGAAAATGACAGCTTGAGAAGGGTTTTATATTGTGggcttttttatatttattttttaaaatttatgggaGCGAGAAAGCAGAATGCTGAGCTTTGACTGCCTTTGAGACAGTAGTGTCTTTGAAAGTGCTTCCTTGGTATGGTCTTGTCTTACTGAGATCAATCAATTAAAGACAGTGGCCATTATTTATGCCTTTCCCCTATAGCTGATCTAATcacctttcctttttcctttttttttagaatGTAAAATGAGAGGAGACAGATCTTATTTTTGTGGGTTTCATATTAGATTTTGAATCAATTGATCATCTTTTATTACACAAAAGATAGTACATGAATTCAAATCGACACGATCAATGATCTGCATTACAAGACAGCTGCAACCGAGCTTTTCACTATAAATCCCAGAAATTGTACACAAGTTAAATGCACATACCAACCCACAAGTATTGGATATTTTCCAGATTCAATAAGAAAATTCCCAGGGAAAAAAAAGCCTGCTCTCCTGACACGTTAGGCTTTACCAAGTAAAAATATGCTCGACCACTTCACGTCCTTGCCACTGTACAATTGAAGAATGAGTCGCAACTGGACAACTTTTATAATCTTAATTTTGGGATTCTGTCATCAAGAAATTCCAAGCCAGTAGAGCTGCACCCACCGCCGGCTCCACCTGAAATTgatagaagaaaagagagaaattgtAATGTGAACACTAATATAAGACATTGAACGATTGTGAAAAGAATATGAATTTGCGcttgtatacacacacactgccCCCTCGAACTAAAAATATAACTAAACCGTAATTTGTTACCACATAAGCTAATTAGGGAATGGGTGTGAAAGAATAGTTTTTCACACACCAAGAGcttcaagaacaaaaaaaattgcctCATTTGAAACCAattgatgaaggagaaataaACTTGCTGCTTAAAAGATATTCGGAGGACTTCCAGGCAGATGAAGATGTTCAAAGGCTGTGACTAAGAGTGAACGCATATATAAAGCACAGTTTTAAAGATAGATTAGATACAAAGTGCCATGGAGTAAAGAATATTCCACATCATAATAAATATCTTAAACGAAAAAATTGGAATGAGTTAAAAGTGCTCTGGCTCGGGATTACAAAATATACACTTTCATATCCAATGATTGGATAACTTAGATAGATTTCATTAGCAAACAACTTTTAAATACCATGGAACATCATCACACGCTAGCTTCATTTTCCAGAAATGCACCAGAGTTAAAAAAAGGCCCTTCAATGATGTACGATTAATTTTGAGCCATTAAAGAAAACATATCCAAAGGATAAATACAGCACGAAGGAGAATGCTTTGTTGGATGGGCCGTAACTCTTCAATATCTAGTATGTTTCCAACTCTTAATGCTAGAAACAAATTATTGTCATCTTATAAACTGTTTTCCCCCCAACTACACTGGCAAACAAGAAGTTGCCCAATCACAGAATCAGCAATGGGGAAACAGAGTAAAATGCACTTACCTTCGGATGAATAGGTATAGCCCCAGGGTAGTCTCTAGAGATGCACTTTATGACTTCTTTACCAATATCCCATCTCTTATTGGCTTCAAGAACGCCCCCAACCATGACAAGGGGAAAGGGACCATCACCATCTGCATGATATTTTCCATCAACACTAGAAAATTTGTCAAAATATCTGAAGAGGATCAGCAAGAGCCATCAAGCAGGAAAATAATCCAGTTATTCGCTCTTAAATACGTATCTGTCTAGTTCTTCTTTTATCTTTGATAAAGATATGAATCCTTCCTAATAAGCACAATGTTATCAATTCATGGCCCATATGAGATGAAATAATGCCATTCTTGTAAGCCAGCAATGTATTATGTGTATCATTCATAGCAAAAAAGCATCCCAAACTTTAGAAAATTGATTGAATTGTACAAGATACTTTCACAACATCTGACTGTCACAGTAATCACATGACAAAAGAAGTCATCAAATTGACCATGCAGGTGGTATTTTTGTGCATCATACaaaaatacacataaaattAGTATGATTCACCTAAATGCAAGAAAACCATTCCTTCTACAGCCCACAATCACTGTATCAAATACTTGCTCATATCATGGAATTAATTATGCCAAATGTGTTCGAACCATCATGTTCTAAGGTCTTATAACAAGTACCAAATCCACTTTTGAAGTAGAAAACAACAAAACTGCCGAATCAATTGATGTCTAGGGTGCCAAATGCAAACCCAATCCCCACATTTTCACATTGACACAAGCCAGAGAAACAAAATTCACTTTCTTTCTAATTTTAGTTCAGAATGACACACCTTCACCACATAAGCTGAGTCTTTGAACAACAGCTTTCACACTTAAAGCTAGCTCCTCAACCGAGTCATGCAAAATCTTATTTGCAACCTGATCACCTGCTTCTGCACAAGATACAACAACTGGAACAAGTGCCGCAATACGTGCCCAAGATGGATCAATATATGTCCACCTGAACTCAAATAAGAGGAAGACCAACCATCCAATCAAATAATAACCAAGAATATAACAAATTGCACGAACTGCAGCTCCCTAACTGATTAGttaattaaattcttaatttctcaacaaatacaaaaaaaaaatcacaactgTAGGCTACTTTTATAGCAAGAATAAGTAACACAAGTCCATCGAATAAAGGGACGTAATAGACTAGAAGCACACAACCATGGAATGAGATTTTGTGGACCAAATTTATCATATCCTTTTTCAAACCTTAAAGGTCAAAATTGATAGATAAAGGAAATCTTCCAGATGGCAATGGATATGCTATATTTCAGTTTTCTAAAGACTTGAATGGCCCTAGATATGTTATTTCAGTCATTAACAGCAATAAAAGGTTAGACCAGTGTATATCTCCTAACACTTCAGGGGCTTGGGGACAGAAGATCTCTGGTTCTATTACTCTAAGAAAAACCGAATCCTCTTGATGTGTTTGCAGTTATTACACTATGAAGAACTAAAAGAATACTAACTAGTGAAATGAgtaacttttcattattttaccaaTAAACGGCATAAAAATTTTGCACCAGACTCTAAAACCCCAAAACAGCTAATACATAACTTTAAGGACATATCTGTAGTTCACAATACAAGTTTATCTCATTACCCGATGAGTTCATCTGGAGAAGAAAGACCAAGCTTTTGTAACATACTAGTCGTAAGGTTTGTCTGCGGACCACGACCGTCATAGGCCCTTACTACTGCAGTTAAGGCCTGTGCAGCAATTCCATATCCACTGCAGGTGGTAACAAACTTCACCATCATATAGAACTCACAGAATACACCAAAAAATAAATAGCACACTCATTAAGAAGTAGGAAATACCCAAGACATTACCATACATGGATTGAATATGATCATTACAACGTGTTAAATTTGCCCCCATACTTCCCATGAATTTAAGAAAGAACCAAGAAACACGAGGGCACACAAACTATAAACAGGACTTTCAAGTATATACCTTCCCCAATCACCTAATATAGGACCTGCACCAGCAGCCCGAGCTTCTCTGCCATCTTCAGCGAATCCATATGCAATGGTCCCTGTACCAGCTATTAATACGCATCCCTGAAGCTTTCCCAATGTTCCGCTTGCCAGAGCTGCCACAGAATCATTCTGAACATATAGCCTTACATGGCTGGGGAATATATCTCTGCGTGAATCAAGAGAACGAAGATTAAATTAAATGTTCCCCGTTCAACGAA carries:
- the LOC119984184 gene encoding auxin response factor 6-like isoform X1; this translates as MRLSSSGFNQQTQEDFVGENKCLNSELWHACAGPLVSLPPFGSRVVYFPQGHSEQVAASTNKEVDAHIPNYPSLPPQLICLLHNVTMHADVETDEVYAQMTLQPLSPQEQKEVYLLPNELGTPCKQPTNYFCKTLTASDTSTHGGFSVPRRAAEKVFPPLDVSQQPPSQELIARDLHDHEWKFRHIFRGQPKRHLLTTGWSVFVSAKRLVAGDSVLFIWNGKNQLLLGIRHANRAQTVMPSSVLSSDSMHIGLLAAAAHAAATNSRFTIFYNPRASPSEFIIPLAKYVKAVYHTRVSVGIRFRMLFETEESSVRRYMGTITGISDLDPARWLNSHWRSVKVGWDESTAGERQPRVSLWEIEPLTTFPMYPSPFPLRLKRPWPSGLPSFHGFKDGDLSISSPLMWHQGGVADQGIHSLNFQGFGVSPWMQPRFDASMSGLQPDVYQAMAAAALQEIQAVDPSKMTPQSLLQFQQSQSASSGSDAMSQRQMLQQQSHSQNNFLQSFQENQMAAQTQAQLLQQLQHQNSYNDQWQQHHPQQQQQQQQQLYQLSVQQQIPTFISGLPHMTYATQSQSAALQAIPSKCQQHTFGDSVGNTVATTEVSSMHSILGSLSQQGASHLLNRSNPVNSSGLLPKQVPIESQLLSGAANCVLPQVEQLRTSQSNLSELSSMLPPFPGRDYSTYQGAANPQNNLLFGVSIDSSSLMLQHGLSNLRNIGSENDSLSMPFTAANFSNATVNDFPLNSDMTTSSCVDESGFLQFSENVDQVNPSSGTFVKGTITWPPKSTAIFYLLQVHKAGSFGRSLDISKFSSYDELRCELARMFVLKGQLEDPQRSGWQLVFVDQENDILLLGDDPWQEFVNNVWYIKILSPLEVQQMGKEGLNPAASASNQRLTNSGNNCDDHMSRRDLRNSSNGIASMGSIDY
- the LOC119984184 gene encoding auxin response factor 6-like isoform X4, which encodes MRLSSSGFNQQTQEGENKCLNSELWHACAGPLVSLPPFGSRVVYFPQGHSEQVAASTNKEVDAHIPNYPSLPPQLICLLHNVTMHADVETDEVYAQMTLQPLSPQEQKEVYLLPNELGTPCKQPTNYFCKTLTASDTSTHGGFSVPRRAAEKVFPPLDVSQQPPSQELIARDLHDHEWKFRHIFRGQPKRHLLTTGWSVFVSAKRLVAGDSVLFIWNGKNQLLLGIRHANRAQTVMPSSVLSSDSMHIGLLAAAAHAAATNSRFTIFYNPRASPSEFIIPLAKYVKAVYHTRVSVGIRFRMLFETEESSVRRYMGTITGISDLDPARWLNSHWRSVKVGWDESTAGERQPRVSLWEIEPLTTFPMYPSPFPLRLKRPWPSGLPSFHGFKDGDLSISSPLMWHQGGVADQGIHSLNFQGFGVSPWMQPRFDASMSGLQPDVYQAMAAAALQEIQAVDPSKMTPQSLLQFQQSQSASSGSDAMSQRQMLQQQSHSQNNFLQSFQENQMAAQTQAQLLQQLQHQNSYNDQWQQHHPQQQQQQQQQLYQLSVQQQIPTFISGLPHMTYATQSQSAALQAIPSKCQQHTFGDSVGNTVATTEVSSMHSILGSLSQQGASHLLNRSNPVNSSGLLPKQVPIESQLLSGAANCVLPQVEQLRTSQSNLSELSSMLPPFPGRDYSTYQGAANPQNNLLFGVSIDSSSLMLQHGLSNLRNIGSENDSLSMPFTAANFSNATVNDFPLNSDMTTSSCVDESGFLQFSENVDQVNPSSGTFVKVHKAGSFGRSLDISKFSSYDELRCELARMFVLKGQLEDPQRSGWQLVFVDQENDILLLGDDPWQEFVNNVWYIKILSPLEVQQMGKEGLNPAASASNQRLTNSGNNCDDHMSRRDLRNSSNGIASMGSIDY
- the LOC119984184 gene encoding auxin response factor 6-like isoform X3, coding for MRLSSSGFNQQTQEDFVGENKCLNSELWHACAGPLVSLPPFGSRVVYFPQGHSEQVAASTNKEVDAHIPNYPSLPPQLICLLHNVTMHADVETDEVYAQMTLQPLSPQEQKEVYLLPNELGTPCKQPTNYFCKTLTASDTSTHGGFSVPRRAAEKVFPPLDVSQQPPSQELIARDLHDHEWKFRHIFRGQPKRHLLTTGWSVFVSAKRLVAGDSVLFIWNGKNQLLLGIRHANRAQTVMPSSVLSSDSMHIGLLAAAAHAAATNSRFTIFYNPRASPSEFIIPLAKYVKAVYHTRVSVGIRFRMLFETEESSVRRYMGTITGISDLDPARWLNSHWRSVKVGWDESTAGERQPRVSLWEIEPLTTFPMYPSPFPLRLKRPWPSGLPSFHGFKDGDLSISSPLMWHQGGVADQGIHSLNFQGFGVSPWMQPRFDASMSGLQPDVYQAMAAAALQEIQAVDPSKMTPQSLLQFQQSQSASSGSDAMSQRQMLQQQSHSQNNFLQSFQENQMAAQTQAQLLQQLQHQNSYNDQWQQHHPQQQQQQQQQLYQLSVQQQIPTFISGLPHMTYATQSQSAALQAIPSKCQQHTFGDSVGNTVATTEVSSMHSILGSLSQQGASHLLNRSNPVNSSGLLPKQVPIESQLLSGAANCVLPQVEQLRTSQSNLSELSSMLPPFPGRDYSTYQGAANPQNNLLFGVSIDSSSLMLQHGLSNLRNIGSENDSLSMPFTAANFSNATVNDFPLNSDMTTSSCVDESGFLQFSENVDQVNPSSGTFVKVHKAGSFGRSLDISKFSSYDELRCELARMFVLKGQLEDPQRSGWQLVFVDQENDILLLGDDPWQEFVNNVWYIKILSPLEVQQMGKEGLNPAASASNQRLTNSGNNCDDHMSRRDLRNSSNGIASMGSIDY
- the LOC119984184 gene encoding auxin response factor 6-like isoform X2, which translates into the protein MRLSSSGFNQQTQEGENKCLNSELWHACAGPLVSLPPFGSRVVYFPQGHSEQVAASTNKEVDAHIPNYPSLPPQLICLLHNVTMHADVETDEVYAQMTLQPLSPQEQKEVYLLPNELGTPCKQPTNYFCKTLTASDTSTHGGFSVPRRAAEKVFPPLDVSQQPPSQELIARDLHDHEWKFRHIFRGQPKRHLLTTGWSVFVSAKRLVAGDSVLFIWNGKNQLLLGIRHANRAQTVMPSSVLSSDSMHIGLLAAAAHAAATNSRFTIFYNPRASPSEFIIPLAKYVKAVYHTRVSVGIRFRMLFETEESSVRRYMGTITGISDLDPARWLNSHWRSVKVGWDESTAGERQPRVSLWEIEPLTTFPMYPSPFPLRLKRPWPSGLPSFHGFKDGDLSISSPLMWHQGGVADQGIHSLNFQGFGVSPWMQPRFDASMSGLQPDVYQAMAAAALQEIQAVDPSKMTPQSLLQFQQSQSASSGSDAMSQRQMLQQQSHSQNNFLQSFQENQMAAQTQAQLLQQLQHQNSYNDQWQQHHPQQQQQQQQQLYQLSVQQQIPTFISGLPHMTYATQSQSAALQAIPSKCQQHTFGDSVGNTVATTEVSSMHSILGSLSQQGASHLLNRSNPVNSSGLLPKQVPIESQLLSGAANCVLPQVEQLRTSQSNLSELSSMLPPFPGRDYSTYQGAANPQNNLLFGVSIDSSSLMLQHGLSNLRNIGSENDSLSMPFTAANFSNATVNDFPLNSDMTTSSCVDESGFLQFSENVDQVNPSSGTFVKGTITWPPKSTAIFYLLQVHKAGSFGRSLDISKFSSYDELRCELARMFVLKGQLEDPQRSGWQLVFVDQENDILLLGDDPWQEFVNNVWYIKILSPLEVQQMGKEGLNPAASASNQRLTNSGNNCDDHMSRRDLRNSSNGIASMGSIDY
- the LOC119984298 gene encoding N-acetyl-D-glucosamine kinase-like, with the translated sequence MLPSESTTPISHAMNSNSSFSVMKRYRNGEIWDFENEMAVTIDRQVILGLDGGTTSTVCVCMPILPFKDPLPDPLPVLARATAGCSNHNSVGETAARETLEQVMADALAKSNSNRFAVQAVCLAVSGVNHPKDQQRILNWLRDIFPSHVRLYVQNDSVAALASGTLGKLQGCVLIAGTGTIAYGFAEDGREARAAGAGPILGDWGSGYGIAAQALTAVVRAYDGRGPQTNLTTSMLQKLGLSSPDELIGWTYIDPSWARIAALVPVVVSCAEAGDQVANKILHDSVEELALSVKAVVQRLSLCGEDGDGPFPLVMVGGVLEANKRWDIGKEVIKCISRDYPGAIPIHPKVEPAVGAALLAWNFLMTESQN